TTATATGTTGTATAAGGATGCTGCTAACCGTAAGTCAAACCAGCAAAATTTAGGTACCATACGTTCTTCTAACTTATGTACTGAAATTATGGAATATACAAGCCCTGATGAAGTTGCGGTTTGTAACCTTGCTTCTATAGGTTTGCCTATGTTTATTAAAGACGGGCAGTTTGACCATAAAGAATTATATAGAATTACAAAACGAGTAACCCGTAATTTAAATAGAGTTATAGACCGTAATTACTACCCGGTTAAAGAAGCAGAAAACAGTAACCTGCGTCACCGCCCTATTGGTTTAGGTGTTCAGGGTCTTGCAGATACATTTATAAAATTACGTTTACCATTTACCTCTGATGAAGCGAAGAAACTGAATCAGGAAATTTTTGAAACCCTTTATTTTGCAGCAGTAACCGCATCAAAAGAAATGGCACAAGAGGAAGGAGCATACTCTACATTTGAAGGTTCGCCTATTTCTAAAGGAGAATTTCAGCACAACTTATGGGGAATTAAAGATGAAGAATTAAGCGGTCGCTGGGATTGGGGTAAACTGCGTGCAGAAGTTATGGAGCACGGTGTGCGTAACTCGTTATTGGTTGCACCTATGCCTACTGCTTCTACCTCACAGATTTTAGGAAATAATGAAGCATTTGAGCCGTATACTTCTAATATTTACACAAGACGTGTACTCTCTGGTGAGTTTATTGTTGTAAACAAACACCTCCTTGAAGACCTGGTTGAATTAGGCTTATGGGATGAAGAATTAAAGCAAGCGATTATGCGTGCAAATGGTTCTATACAGCACATAGATGGTATTCCGGAAGATTTAAAAGAGCTTTATAAAACCGTTTGGGAATTAAGTATGAAAGACATTATTGATATGTCTCGTCATCGTGGATATTTTATTGACCAGTCTCAATCACTCAACCTGTTTATGGAGAACGCAAACTTCTCTAAGCTTACTTCAATGCACTTCTATGCCTGGAAAAGTGGTCTTAAAACAGGAATGTATTATTTAAGAACGAAGTCTGCAGTAGATGCGATTAAGTTCACACTTAATAAAGAATCAAAGCAAGAGCCCGTTCAAGAAATACATGTAGCTCAGCGCGCTGCTGAAACGCTAAAAGCTACGGCAGGACCCATTCATAGACCTGACTCTGTTGAAGAGCGTGCTAAGCCTTACGAAGTAAAAGAAGCGGCATCTGTAGAGGTAGCTGTAGAAAAAGAAATAAACACAGAACCTATGAGTGCTGCAGAAATGAAAGCAATCATAGCGCAGGCAAAAGCAGCCGAAGGTGATGATGATTGCCTAATGTGTGGTTCTTAATAACAATTTAAGTAGTTAATTGAA
The sequence above is a segment of the Leeuwenhoekiella sp. MAR_2009_132 genome. Coding sequences within it:
- a CDS encoding ribonucleoside-diphosphate reductase subunit alpha — translated: MYVVKRDGRKEPVMFDKITARIKKLCYGLNPLVDPVKISLRVIEGLYDGVTTSELDNLAAEVAATMTTSHPDYAKLAARVSVSNLHKNTKKTFSEVVTDLYEYVNPRTGKKAPLIADDVYAVISKHKEELDSSIIYSRDFGYDYFGFKTLERSYLLKINGKIAERPQHMLMRVAVGIHLDDLASVKETYELMSKKFFTHATPTLFNSGTPKPQMSSCFLLTMQDDSIDGIYDTLKQTAKISQSAGGIGLSIHNVRATGSYIGGTNGTSNGIVPMLRVYNDTARYVDQGGGKRKGSFAMYIEPWHADIFDFLDLKKNHGKEEMRARDLFYAMWIPDLFMERVQNNDTWTLMCPNECPNLFNVHSEEFEQLYLKYESEGKGRKTIKARELWEKILESQIETGTPYMLYKDAANRKSNQQNLGTIRSSNLCTEIMEYTSPDEVAVCNLASIGLPMFIKDGQFDHKELYRITKRVTRNLNRVIDRNYYPVKEAENSNLRHRPIGLGVQGLADTFIKLRLPFTSDEAKKLNQEIFETLYFAAVTASKEMAQEEGAYSTFEGSPISKGEFQHNLWGIKDEELSGRWDWGKLRAEVMEHGVRNSLLVAPMPTASTSQILGNNEAFEPYTSNIYTRRVLSGEFIVVNKHLLEDLVELGLWDEELKQAIMRANGSIQHIDGIPEDLKELYKTVWELSMKDIIDMSRHRGYFIDQSQSLNLFMENANFSKLTSMHFYAWKSGLKTGMYYLRTKSAVDAIKFTLNKESKQEPVQEIHVAQRAAETLKATAGPIHRPDSVEERAKPYEVKEAASVEVAVEKEINTEPMSAAEMKAIIAQAKAAEGDDDCLMCGS